In the Glycine max cultivar Williams 82 chromosome 19, Glycine_max_v4.0, whole genome shotgun sequence genome, ccATATAAAACGACTAACAGAAGTCAATTACTCTACTACTATGCTATTGCTAgggtttctcttttttttttctttttttttttgttgtgtactgattagtttgttttatttattatgtagaTTTCGAACAACAAGAGGGTTTCCGTGAGGAAGTGGAAAGGCAACATTATGGTTGACATTCACGAGTTTTACATCAAAGATGGCAAGCAATTGGCTGGTAGGAAAGGTTGGTTACTACTCGCTTCTTTCAAAtgcctttttctctttttttatgtgtttgtgaatttattttagttttgtgtGTGCATTGTTTTAGGAATAGTAAGGGTTTTAGGTCAGACTTTTTCAATGCTATTATATTGTCTCATCCTTATGTGAAACTCTTATATAGATTGTTTAGTGCATTGAAAGAAGGTAATAAAACAAACTTGAAAAATGCCTAGTCCAAACTCTTGTTATGAGAATTTCTATACTCAAATAATGCTTCTCGACTTCTTTTCTTAGTAActttatttctataaataaataaagtgagCCTagttactaaattttaaaagtatattgtCCATC is a window encoding:
- the LOC121174086 gene encoding RNA polymerase II transcriptional coactivator KIWI-like, yielding MSGKAKRRDDDGASDTDSNSEGHVSPKKSLKKDYDDDPDSITICEISNNKRVSVRKWKGNIMVDIHEFYIKDGKQLAGRKGWLLLASFKCLFLFFYVFVNLF